In a single window of the Atlantibacter hermannii genome:
- the nuoG_3 gene encoding NADH-quinone oxidoreductase subunit G, producing MIVQALAGAKKPLIISGTNAGSADVIHAAANVAKALKGRGADVGITMIARAVNSVGLGMIGGGTLDDALTELETGAADAVIVLENDLHRHASAARVDAALSKAPLVMVIDHQRTAIMDKAHLVLSTASFAESDGTVINNEGRAQRFFQVYEPSYYDSSTIMLESWRWLHSLHSTVKSREVDWTQLDHVIDAVVEQLPQLAGIKNAAPDASFRIRGQKLAREPHRYSGRTAMRANISVHEPRQPQDKDTMFAFSMEGNNHPDAPRSQVPFAWAPGWNSPQAWNKFQDEVGGKLRHGDPGVRLIEASETGLEYFSDVPAGFAAQEGEWRIAPYYHLFGSDEMSQRSPVFQQRMPQPYIKLNPADAAKLGVNAGAKVSFNYEGQTVTLPLIISEGLTAGQVGLPMGMPGIAPVLAGARLENLQEAQQ from the coding sequence GTGATCGTTCAGGCCCTGGCCGGTGCGAAAAAACCGCTAATCATTTCCGGCACCAACGCCGGCAGCGCAGACGTCATTCATGCGGCAGCCAACGTGGCAAAAGCACTGAAAGGGCGTGGTGCTGATGTAGGGATCACCATGATTGCCCGTGCGGTGAACAGTGTTGGTCTCGGCATGATTGGCGGCGGCACACTTGATGATGCCCTTACCGAGCTGGAAACCGGTGCCGCTGACGCGGTCATCGTGCTGGAAAACGATCTGCATCGCCACGCTTCTGCGGCCCGCGTTGACGCGGCGCTCAGCAAAGCGCCGCTGGTAATGGTGATTGACCATCAGCGCACCGCGATCATGGACAAAGCCCACCTTGTGCTGTCCACCGCGAGCTTTGCAGAAAGCGACGGTACCGTCATCAACAATGAAGGCCGCGCGCAGCGTTTCTTCCAGGTCTATGAGCCTTCTTATTACGACAGCAGCACTATCATGCTGGAAAGCTGGCGCTGGCTGCACTCACTGCACAGCACGGTGAAGAGCCGTGAAGTGGACTGGACGCAGCTTGACCATGTCATCGATGCCGTGGTGGAACAACTGCCGCAGCTCGCGGGCATCAAAAATGCCGCGCCGGACGCCTCGTTCCGCATTCGCGGTCAGAAACTGGCTCGTGAACCGCACCGCTACAGTGGCCGTACCGCAATGCGCGCCAATATCAGCGTGCATGAACCGCGCCAGCCGCAGGATAAAGACACCATGTTCGCTTTCTCCATGGAAGGGAACAACCATCCGGACGCGCCGCGTTCCCAGGTACCGTTTGCCTGGGCACCAGGCTGGAACTCCCCGCAGGCCTGGAACAAATTCCAGGATGAAGTGGGCGGTAAACTGCGTCATGGCGATCCGGGCGTGCGTCTGATCGAAGCGTCGGAAACTGGCCTGGAGTACTTCAGCGACGTACCGGCAGGATTCGCGGCACAGGAAGGGGAGTGGCGTATCGCGCCTTACTACCATCTGTTTGGCAGCGATGAAATGTCCCAGCGTTCACCGGTCTTCCAGCAGCGTATGCCGCAGCCTTACATCAAGCTGAATCCGGCAGACGCCGCGAAGCTTGGCGTGAACGCGGGCGCGAAGGTTTCCTTCAATTACGAAGGCCAAACCGTCACATTACCGTTGATCATCTCCGAAGGGCTGACGGCAGGGCAGGTCGGCTTACCGATGGGCATGCCGGGTATCGCGCCAGTACTGGCCGGTGCGCGCCTTGAGAATCTGCAGGAGGCTCAACAATGA
- the nuoG_2 gene encoding NADH-quinone oxidoreductase subunit G, protein MREIESYDAVLILGEDLTQTGARAALAVRQAVKGKAREMAAAQKVADWQIAAILNIGQRAKHRCS, encoded by the coding sequence TTGCGTGAAATCGAATCCTACGATGCGGTGCTGATCCTCGGTGAAGACCTCACCCAGACCGGCGCACGCGCCGCGTTAGCGGTGCGTCAGGCCGTGAAAGGCAAAGCGCGTGAAATGGCAGCGGCGCAGAAAGTCGCTGACTGGCAGATTGCGGCCATTCTGAATATCGGCCAGCGCGCAAAACACCGCTGTTCGTGA
- the nuoF gene encoding NADH dehydrogenase I subunit F has translation MKTVIRTPETHPLTWRLRDDEQPVWLDEYRSKNGYEGARKALTGLSPDEIVNQVKDSGLKGRGGAGFSTGLKWSLMPKDESMNIRYLLCNADEMEPGTYKDRLLMEQLPHLLVEGMLISAFALKAYRGYIFLRGEYIEAAERLRRAIAEATEAGLLGKNILGSGFDFELFVHTGAGRYICGEETALINSLEGRRANPRSKPPFPASSGVWGKPTCVNNVETLCNVPAILANGVEWYQNISKSKDAGTKLMGFSGRVKNPGLWELPFGTTAREILEDYAGGMRDGLKFKAWQPGGAGTDFLTEAHLDLPMEFESIGKAGSRLGTALAMAVDHEIGMVSLVRNLEEFFARESCGWCTPCRDGLPWSVKILRALERGEGQPGDIETLEQLCRFLGPGKTFCAHAPGAVEPLQSAIKYFRDEFEAGIKQPFSNTHLINGIQPNLLKARW, from the coding sequence ATGAAAACCGTCATTCGCACTCCAGAAACCCATCCGCTGACCTGGCGTCTGCGTGATGATGAACAGCCGGTTTGGCTTGACGAATACCGCAGCAAAAACGGTTATGAAGGCGCGCGTAAGGCCCTGACCGGTTTGTCGCCGGATGAGATCGTCAACCAGGTTAAAGATTCCGGGCTTAAAGGCCGCGGCGGCGCAGGCTTCTCCACGGGTCTGAAGTGGAGCCTGATGCCGAAAGATGAATCCATGAACATCCGTTACCTGCTGTGTAACGCCGATGAAATGGAACCTGGCACCTATAAAGACCGCTTACTGATGGAACAGCTGCCGCACCTGTTGGTAGAAGGCATGCTGATTTCTGCGTTCGCGCTGAAAGCTTACCGGGGTTACATCTTCCTGCGCGGCGAATATATCGAAGCCGCTGAGCGTCTGCGTCGCGCGATTGCGGAAGCCACCGAAGCGGGCCTGCTCGGGAAAAACATTCTCGGTTCCGGTTTTGATTTCGAACTGTTCGTGCATACCGGCGCGGGTCGTTATATCTGCGGTGAAGAGACCGCGCTGATCAACTCGCTGGAAGGGCGTCGCGCTAACCCGCGTTCCAAACCGCCGTTCCCGGCAAGCTCCGGCGTATGGGGTAAACCGACCTGCGTTAACAACGTCGAAACCCTGTGTAACGTCCCGGCGATCCTTGCAAACGGCGTGGAGTGGTACCAGAACATTTCGAAGAGCAAAGATGCTGGCACCAAGCTGATGGGCTTCTCTGGTCGCGTGAAAAATCCGGGTCTGTGGGAACTGCCATTTGGCACCACGGCGCGTGAAATTCTCGAAGACTATGCGGGCGGCATGCGCGATGGCCTGAAGTTCAAAGCCTGGCAACCAGGTGGCGCGGGTACCGACTTCCTGACCGAAGCGCACCTCGATCTGCCGATGGAGTTCGAAAGCATTGGCAAAGCGGGTAGCCGTCTTGGCACCGCGCTGGCTATGGCCGTTGACCACGAAATCGGTATGGTCTCGCTGGTTCGCAACCTTGAAGAGTTCTTCGCCCGCGAATCCTGCGGATGGTGTACGCCTTGCCGCGACGGTTTGCCGTGGAGCGTGAAGATCCTGCGAGCGCTGGAGCGCGGCGAAGGGCAGCCAGGGGATATCGAAACCCTGGAGCAGCTGTGCCGCTTCCTGGGGCCAGGTAAAACCTTCTGCGCCCATGCGCCAGGTGCGGTCGAGCCGCTTCAGAGTGCGATTAAATATTTCCGCGACGAATTCGAAGCCGGGATCAAACAGCCGTTCAGCAACACCCATCTGATTAATGGGATTCAGCCGAACCTTTTAAAAGCACGCTGGTGA
- the nuoG_1 gene encoding NADH-quinone oxidoreductase subunit G has product MKQYQNAEDTRGRLVMSCMTPATDGTFISIDDEEAKQFRESVVEWLMTNHPHDCPVCEEGGNCHLQDMTVMTGHSFRRYRFTKRTHRNQDLGPFISHEMNRCIACYRCVRYYKDYADGEDLGVYGAHDNVYFGRPEDGVLESEFSGNLVEICPTGVFTDKTHSERYNRKWDMQFAPSICQQCSLGCNTSPGERYGELRRIENRYNGTVNHYFLCDRGRFGYGYVNLKDRPRRPAQRRGDDWITLNAEQAMQGAADILRQSKKVIGIGSPRASVESNFALRELVGAENFYTGIAAGEQQRLKLMLDVLAQQRDPHTGVA; this is encoded by the coding sequence GTGAAGCAGTATCAGAACGCGGAAGATACCCGCGGTCGCCTGGTGATGTCCTGTATGACACCGGCAACCGATGGCACCTTTATTTCTATTGATGACGAAGAAGCGAAACAGTTCCGTGAAAGCGTTGTGGAATGGTTAATGACTAACCACCCGCACGACTGTCCGGTCTGTGAAGAGGGCGGTAACTGCCACCTTCAGGATATGACGGTCATGACCGGGCATAGCTTCCGCCGCTATCGTTTTACCAAACGTACCCACCGCAATCAGGACCTCGGCCCGTTTATCTCCCATGAGATGAACCGCTGTATCGCCTGTTACCGCTGCGTGCGTTACTACAAAGATTATGCCGACGGCGAAGATCTGGGCGTTTATGGCGCGCATGACAACGTCTATTTCGGCCGCCCGGAAGATGGTGTACTGGAAAGCGAGTTTTCCGGTAACCTGGTGGAAATCTGCCCAACCGGCGTTTTCACCGATAAAACTCACTCCGAACGCTATAACCGTAAATGGGATATGCAGTTCGCGCCGAGCATCTGTCAGCAGTGCTCGTTGGGTTGTAATACCAGCCCCGGCGAACGTTATGGCGAACTGCGTCGTATCGAAAACCGCTATAACGGCACTGTTAACCACTACTTCCTGTGTGACCGTGGTCGTTTCGGTTATGGCTATGTCAACCTGAAAGACCGTCCGCGTCGGCCAGCTCAGCGCCGTGGCGATGACTGGATTACCCTGAACGCCGAACAGGCGATGCAGGGCGCGGCGGATATTCTGCGCCAGTCTAAGAAAGTCATCGGTATCGGTTCCCCGCGCGCCAGTGTGGAGAGCAACTTCGCCCTTCGTGAACTGGTGGGCGCAGAGAACTTCTATACCGGTATCGCAGCGGGCGAACAACAGCGCCTGAAACTGATGCTCGACGTGCTGGCGCAACAGCGGGATCCACACACCGGCGTTGCGTGA
- the nuoI gene encoding NADH dehydrogenase I subunit I — protein MTLKEIVVGFGTQVRSIWMIGLHAFAKRETRMYPEEPVYLPPRYRGRIVLTRDPDGSERCVACNLCAVACPVGCISLQKAETVDGRWYPEFFRINFSRCIFCGMCEEACPTTAIQLTPDFEMGEFKRQDLVYEKEDLLISGPGKYPEYNFYRMAGMAIDGKDKGEAENEAKPIDVKSLLP, from the coding sequence ATGACATTGAAAGAAATAGTGGTCGGTTTCGGCACCCAGGTCCGCAGTATCTGGATGATTGGCTTGCATGCCTTTGCCAAACGCGAAACCCGCATGTATCCGGAAGAGCCGGTCTATTTGCCGCCACGCTACCGTGGCCGTATCGTGCTGACGCGCGATCCGGACGGCTCTGAGCGTTGCGTTGCCTGTAACCTGTGCGCGGTAGCCTGCCCGGTAGGCTGTATCTCTCTGCAAAAAGCAGAAACCGTGGACGGTCGCTGGTATCCGGAATTTTTCCGTATCAACTTTTCACGCTGCATTTTCTGCGGCATGTGCGAAGAAGCCTGCCCAACCACCGCTATCCAGCTGACGCCGGATTTCGAAATGGGCGAGTTCAAACGTCAGGACCTGGTGTACGAGAAAGAGGATCTGCTGATTTCCGGTCCGGGCAAATACCCGGAATATAACTTCTACCGGATGGCAGGTATGGCAATCGACGGGAAAGATAAAGGTGAAGCTGAGAATGAAGCCAAGCCTATCGACGTCAAGAGCCTGTTACCGTAA
- the nuoK gene encoding NADH dehydrogenase I subunit K — translation MIPLQHGLILAAILFVLGLTGLVIRRNLLFMLIGLEIMINAAALAFVVAGSYWGQTDGQVMYILAISLAAAEASIGLALLLQLHRRRQNLNIDSVSEMRG, via the coding sequence ATGATCCCCTTACAACATGGGCTGATCCTCGCGGCCATATTATTTGTGCTTGGGCTGACGGGCCTGGTCATCCGTCGCAATCTGCTGTTTATGCTGATTGGACTGGAAATCATGATTAATGCTGCCGCGCTGGCGTTTGTCGTCGCGGGAAGCTACTGGGGGCAGACGGACGGGCAGGTGATGTATATCCTGGCCATCAGCCTGGCTGCCGCAGAAGCCAGTATTGGCCTGGCGCTGTTGCTACAGCTCCATCGTCGTCGCCAGAATCTGAATATCGATTCAGTAAGTGAGATGCGTGGATGA
- the nuoJ gene encoding NADH-quinone oxidoreductase chain J yields MEFAFYICALVAILATLRVITHTNPVHALLYLIISLLAISGVFFSLGAYFAGALEIIVYAGAIMVLFVFVVMMLNLGGSEIEQERQWLKPQVWIGPGLLSAVLLAVLVYAIMSVNDQGIDGTPVSAKAVGITLFGPYVLAVELASMLLLAGLVVAFHVGREDRPGEVLSNRPEDRAKRKSEEQA; encoded by the coding sequence ATGGAATTCGCATTTTATATTTGCGCCCTTGTGGCAATACTCGCCACCTTACGGGTTATCACGCACACCAATCCGGTACACGCCTTGCTGTATCTGATCATTTCGCTGCTGGCGATTTCGGGCGTGTTCTTCTCACTGGGCGCTTACTTCGCCGGTGCGCTGGAAATCATCGTATACGCGGGTGCCATTATGGTGCTGTTCGTGTTCGTGGTGATGATGCTCAACCTGGGCGGTTCCGAGATCGAGCAGGAACGCCAGTGGCTGAAACCGCAGGTGTGGATTGGTCCGGGCCTGCTTTCCGCCGTACTGCTGGCGGTGCTGGTTTACGCCATCATGAGCGTCAACGATCAGGGTATCGACGGCACGCCTGTCTCTGCCAAAGCCGTAGGGATTACGCTGTTTGGCCCTTACGTTCTGGCGGTTGAACTGGCGTCTATGCTGCTGCTTGCAGGCCTGGTTGTTGCCTTCCACGTCGGACGCGAAGATCGTCCTGGCGAAGTGCTGAGCAACCGTCCTGAAGACCGCGCGAAAAGAAAATCGGAGGAGCAAGCATGA
- the nuoH gene encoding NADH dehydrogenase I subunit H has product MSWLTPDVIEILLTILKAVVILLVVVTCGAFMSFGERRLLGLFQNRYGPNRVGWGGSLQLVADMIKMFFKEDWVPRFTDRVIFTLAPMIAFTSLLLAFAIVPVSPNWVVADLNIGILFFLMMAGLAVYAVLFAGWSSNNKYSLLGAMRASAQTLSYEVFLGLSLMGVVAQAGSFNMTDIVNNQADIWNVIPQFFGFLTFAIAGVAVCHRHPFDQPEAEQELADGYHIEYSGMKFGLFFVGEYIGIVTVSALMVTLFFGGWHGPWLPPFIWFALKTAFFMMMFILIRASLPRPRYDQVMSFGWKVCLPLTLINLLATAAVILWQAQ; this is encoded by the coding sequence ATGAGTTGGTTAACACCGGATGTTATTGAGATTCTGCTGACCATCCTCAAAGCGGTTGTCATTCTGTTAGTGGTTGTGACCTGCGGGGCGTTCATGAGCTTCGGCGAACGTCGCCTTCTGGGTCTGTTCCAGAACCGCTATGGACCGAACCGCGTGGGCTGGGGCGGTTCGCTCCAGCTGGTCGCGGACATGATCAAAATGTTCTTTAAAGAAGACTGGGTTCCGCGCTTTACGGACCGTGTCATCTTTACCCTGGCGCCGATGATTGCCTTCACCTCGCTGCTGCTGGCCTTCGCAATCGTGCCGGTCAGCCCGAACTGGGTGGTGGCCGATCTGAACATCGGGATCCTGTTCTTCCTGATGATGGCAGGCCTCGCGGTTTACGCGGTGCTGTTCGCAGGCTGGTCGAGCAACAACAAATACTCCCTGCTGGGGGCGATGCGCGCATCCGCGCAAACCCTGAGCTATGAAGTATTTTTGGGGCTTTCCCTGATGGGCGTTGTGGCGCAGGCCGGTTCATTCAACATGACCGACATCGTTAACAACCAGGCGGACATCTGGAACGTCATTCCGCAGTTCTTTGGCTTTTTGACCTTTGCGATTGCCGGCGTAGCGGTTTGTCACCGTCACCCGTTTGACCAACCGGAAGCTGAGCAGGAACTGGCGGATGGTTACCACATTGAATATTCCGGGATGAAATTCGGTCTGTTCTTCGTGGGCGAATACATCGGTATCGTTACCGTGTCGGCGCTGATGGTTACGCTGTTCTTCGGTGGCTGGCATGGCCCATGGTTGCCTCCTTTCATCTGGTTCGCGCTGAAAACCGCGTTCTTTATGATGATGTTTATTTTGATTCGCGCATCGTTACCGCGTCCGCGTTATGACCAGGTAATGTCCTTCGGCTGGAAAGTTTGCCTGCCGCTGACGCTTATCAACTTGTTGGCAACGGCGGCTGTCATTCTGTGGCAGGCGCAATAA